The Parambassis ranga chromosome 1, fParRan2.1, whole genome shotgun sequence genome includes a region encoding these proteins:
- the LOC114438540 gene encoding neuroblast differentiation-associated protein AHNAK isoform X1: MLSHRRGRSLSEALTLEQSEEGGLIISSINSASSNQGLKEGDEILGAAINFDQLSKEEVMNVLKLMEPFDQKVQVLTRSNLSKSLENLDQCVKTPETMLKESYNKLYNGKIKKFMRDDVSDAEEDRVNLKHEAGLPRLGVDFGLLKPKSKSDLQPSAVEVKDGNNLNLPPLGLGLNGTTSGEAQIPRLKLDDTSPQLNNPNFQVPGKLPEGTNLNATVGVPLPNTGLSGPSLSGPECDSKTAAVEIPDIPSGKLSIKSKRLKSPALNLDDPSSYVESPKLRLSGRSPNLDLEMPDNNGLPLDVKGADIDMSVGGVKVPHKKPRISLKSPDLDMDAPGGFTFPKFGFSDKGEADVKTPDVSLETPKIKAPDLTLPKADLKGPNLTTDIDNKGPSIKGSKFAMPKFDLPDIKVPAWNGDLEGPDVHLVAPELKTGIAHPDLNVPPGPMLKGLEGGLKTPDLDLSPPQLKGSINYPDMPDVDLHKPKLNLSAPDANLHMPSGKIQMPKFNFSGTLPKGPNLDTNTDLKSPDLSLKAPKIKGGINAPDMDLSNMDLKAPKLDVNAPDVNIGSPKTKLKFPKFKMPKFSLSGPKGPEIDGSLNGPDININAPKLNLKTPKADLEMPDMDISGPSGKLKKPNLNLPGLGLSGAKLDGPNLDLKSPDLDFSGPSLGGGLKTPDINMPKVDLKSPKMDLNSPKLNLDMPSGKLKMPKVNLSGALPKGPNLDLNADLKSPDLSLKAPKIKGGIDAPELNLPKMDLKAPKLDVNAPDVNIGSPKTKLKFPKFKMPKFSLSGPKGPEIDGSLDGPDIDINAPKLNLKTPKADLEMPDMDISGPSGKFKKPNLNLPNLGLPGAKLDGPNLDLKSPDLNLSGPSLSGGLKAPDINMPKVDLKGPNANLDMPSGKLKMPDLHGPDWDVSAPSGKLKMPKVNLSGALPKGPNLDLNADLKSPDLSLKAPKIKGGIDAPELNLPKMDLKAPKLDVNAPDVNIGSPKTKLKFPKFKMPKFSLSGPKGPEIDGSLDGPDIDINAPKLNLKTPKADLEMPDMDISGPSGKFKKPNLNLPNLGLPGAKLDGPNLDLKSPDLNLSGPSLSGGLKAPDINMPKVDLKGPNANLDMPSGKLKMPDLHGPDWDVSAPSGKLKMHKVNLSGALPKGPNLDLNADLKSPDLSLKAPKIKGGIDAPNLNLPKMDLKAPKLDVNAPDVNIGSPKTKLKFPKFKMPKFSLSGPKGPEIDGSLDGPDIDINAPKLNLKTPKADLEMPDMDISGPSGKFKKPNLNLPGLGLSGAKLDGPNLDLKSPDLNLSGPSLSGGLKAPDINMPKVDLKGPNANLDMPSGKLKMPDLHGPDWDVSAPSGKLKMPKVNLSGALPKGPNLDLNADLKSPDLSLKAPKIKGGIDAPNLNLPKMDLKAPKLDVNTPDVNIGSPKTKLKFPKFKMPKFSLSGPKGPEIDGSLDGPDIDINAPKLNLKTPKADLEMPDIDISGPSGKFKKPNLNLPGLGLSGAKLDGPNLDLKSPDLNLSGPSLGGGLKTPDLNMPKVDLKSPKMDLNSPKLNLDMPSGKLKMPKFNLSGALPKGPNLDVNADLKSPDLSLKAPKIKGGIDAPDLDLPNMDLKTPKLDVNAPDINIGSPKAKMKMPKFKMPKVSLPNLKGPEIDGSLNVPDVDINAPKVHVKGSKNGFEMPDVDFGSPSGKLKTPHLKLNSDLKTPDLSLSAPKIKGGFEAPKLASPKVDIKAPRLDVNHPDANISFPDAEFKKPKMPKCPNVSISPDLQGPDLSIPNLDINSPKLKMPSLHAQDLSLSGPKVKTPDMNLSGPKLKGLSMPGLKFPDANIKGPKLDLSAKHPDLELSGDIGEPKMTDFTGPQVKDIRGPDVDMYVSSGSFHSPQADLDLADKKTKLPSFKLPQFGNPDLSGVGSDMDFGASLRPKNVDISPPNAKLSMKPADLKGNITGPRVSAPNVDLSMPKAAIHNPQLHLKSQDLNIDDPSGKFKKPSYKSRKSDITGVNMKTPDLDIDGDVRLRQTERRSPRTKARSSYPVVDGDLDHRIDLNRSDLNIDDFTGKDHVLRARGSTLDLQTPRIHGQTPSLSGVLFNTRDPRNSRKNPSADNERSKAREAQNQKLPNRKYNTLGRHNFHPGNFDLEVPGENDLKGSTFFFSNLV; this comes from the exons atg CTGTCACACCGCAGGGGAAGAAGCCTCTCTGAGGCCCTGACCCTGGAACAGTCAGAGGAGGGGGGGCTGATCATCTCCAGTATCAATAGCGCCTCATCCAACCAGGGACTAAAGGAAG GGGATGAAATTTTGGGGGCAGCAATCAATTTTGATCAATTGTCCAAGGAGGAGGTGATGAATGTACTGAAGCTGATGGAGCCATTTGATCAAAAAGTCCAAGTCCTCACTCGGAGCAATCTAAGCAAGAGCCTCGAAAATCTGGACCAGTGTGTAAAAACTCCAGAGACG ATGCTGAAGGAGTCCTACAACAAACTGTACAATGGCAAGATAAAGAAGTTCATGAGAGATGACGTGAGTGATGCTGAAGAGGACCGTGTCAACCTGAAACATGAAGCAGGCTTGCCTCGTCTTGGAGTTGACTTTGGACTTCTGAAACCCAAGAGTAAATCTGATTTACAACCTTCTGCTGTTGAGGTGAAAGATGGCAACAATCTGAACCTTCCGCCTTTAGGTCTCGGCTTGAATGGGACTACTTCAGGTGAAGCTCAGATACCCAGACTGAAACTTGATGATACAAGTCCACAGCTTAACAATCCAAACTTCCAGGTTCCAGGGAAATTACCAGAGGGTACAAATCTCAATGCCACAGTTGGTGTGCCACTACCAAACACTGGTCTCTCAGGGCCTTCTTTAAGTGGTCCAGAATGTGACTCCAAGACAGCAGCTGTAGAAATCCCAGACATTCCCTCAGGTAAGCTCAGTATCAAGTCCAAGAGACTAAAAAGCCCAGCTCTAAATCTAGATGATCCTTCCAGTTATGTAGAATCACCCAAGCTTAGGCTGTCTGGGAGATCCCCTAACTTAGACCTAGAAATGCCAGATAATAATGGATTACCACTGGATGTGAAAGGGGCAGATATAGACATGTCTGTAGGTGGAGTCAAAGTGCCACATAAGAAGCCAAGGATTTCTCTTAAGTCTCCAGATTTAGATATGGATGCTCCTGGTGGGTTCACATTTCCCAAATTTGGATTCTCTGACAAAGGTGAAGCTGATGTCAAAACGCCTGATGTAAGCCTTGAAACACCAAAGATAAAAGCACCTGACCTAACTCTACCCAAGGCTGACCTAAAAGGACCAAATTTGACCACTGACATTGACAATAAAGGCCCGTCCATTAAGGGTTCTAAGTTTGCAATGCCTAAATTTGACTTACCAGACATCAAGGTTCCAGCTTGGAATGGAGACTTGGAGGGACCGGATGTGCACCTGGTAGCACCAGAACTCAAAACTGGAATTGCACACCCTGATTTAAATGTGCCACCAGGTCCAATGCTGAAAGGGCTTGAGGGTGGGCTAAAAACTCCAGACCTTGATCTATCACCCCCCCAATTGAAAGGATCTATCAATTACCCAGATATGCCTGATGTAGACCTACATAAACCCAAACTAAATCTTTCTGCCCCTGATGCAAACTTACATATGCCCTCGGGTAAAATCCAGATGCCAAAATTTAACTTTTCAGGCACACTGCCAAAGGGACCAAAtctagacacaaacacagatctgAAGTCACCAGATTTGAGTCTAAAAGCTCCAAAGATAAAAGGTGGAATTAATGCTCCAGACATGGACTTGTCAAACATGGACCTTAAAGCTCCAAAGTTAGATGTGAACGCTCCAGATGTCAACATTGGCTCTCCCAAAACAAAGCTCAAGTTTCCTAAATTCAAGATGCCTAAATTTAGTCTTTCGGGCCCAAAGGGACCTGAGATAGATGGCAGTTTAAATGGACCAGACATCAATATAAATGCACCCAAACTCAACCTCAAAACTCCCAAAGCTGATCTTGAGATGCCAGACATGGACATATCTGGTCCATCTGGGAAACTGAAAAAGCCAAACCTGAACCTGCCTGGTTTAGGGCTCTCGGGTGCAAAGTTAGATGGTCCTAACTTGGACCTCAAATCACCTGACTTAGATTTCTCTGGTCCCAGTCTCGGTGGTGGACTAAAGACACCAGATATCAACATGCCAAAGGTTGACCTTAAAAGCCCTAAAATGGACCTCAACAGCCCAAAACTCAACTTAGACATGCCATCAGGCAAACTGAAAATGCCTAAAGTTAATCTTTCAGGTGCTTTACCAAAGGGACCAAATCTGGATCTAAATGCAGATCTGAAGTCACCAGATTTGAGTCTAAAAGCTCCAAAGATAAAAGGTGGAATTGATGCTCCAGAACTGAACTTGCCAAAAATGGATCTTAAAGCTCCAAAGTTAGATGTGAACGCTCCAGATGTCAACATTGGCTCTCCCAAAACAAAGCTCAAGTTTCCTAAATTCAAGATGCCTAAATTTAGTCTTTCGGGCCCAAAGGGACCTGAGATAGATGGCAGTTTAGATGGACCAGACATTGATATAAATGCACCCAAACTCAATCTCAAAACTCCCAAAGCTGATCTTGAGATGCCAGACATGGACATATCTGGTCCATCTGGGAAATTCAAGAAGCCAAACCTGAACCTGCCTAATTTAGGGCTCCCTGGTGCAAAGTTAGATGGTCCTAACTTAGACCTCAAATCACCTGACCTAAATCTCTCTGGTCCCAGCCTCAGTGGTGGACTAAAAGCACCAGATATAAACATGCCAAAGGTTGACCTCAAAGGCCCAAATGCTAACTTAGACATGCCATCAGGCAAACTGAAAATGCCAGATCTTCATGGTCCAGACTGGGATGTCAGCGCTCCTTCTGGCAAATTGAAAATGCCTAAAGTTAATCTTTCAGGTGCTTTACCAAAGGGACCAAATCTGGATCTAAATGCAGATCTGAAGTCACCAGATTTGAGTCTAAAAGCTCCAAAGATAAAAGGTGGAATTGATGCTCCAGAACTGAACTTGCCAAAAATGGATCTTAAAGCTCCAAAGTTAGATGTGAACGCTCCAGATGTCAACATTGGCTCTCCCAAAACAAAGCTCAAGTTTCCTAAATTCAAGATGCCTAAATTTAGTCTTTCGGGCCCAAAGGGACCTGAGATAGATGGCAGTTTAGATGGACCAGACATTGATATAAATGCACCCAAACTCAATCTCAAAACTCCCAAAGCTGATCTTGAGATGCCAGACATGGACATATCTGGTCCATCTGGGAAATTCAAGAAGCCAAACCTGAACCTGCCTAATTTAGGGCTCCCTGGTGCAAAGTTAGATGGTCCTAACTTAGACCTCAAATCACCTGACCTAAATCTCTCTGGTCCCAGCCTCAGTGGTGGACTAAAAGCACCAGATATAAACATGCCAAAGGTTGACCTCAAAGGCCCAAATGCTAACTTAGACATGCCATCAGGCAAACTGAAAATGCCAGATCTTCATGGTCCAGACTGGGATGTCAGCGCTCCTTCTGGCAAATTGAAAATGCATAAAGTTAATCTTTCAGGTGCTTTACCAAAGGGACCAAATCTGGATCTAAATGCAGATCTGAAGTCACCAGATTTGAGTCTAAAAGCTCCAAAGATAAAAGGTGGAATTGATGCTCCAAACCTAAACTTGCCAAAAATGGATCTTAAAGCTCCAAAGTTAGATGTGAACGCTCCAGATGTCAACATTGGCTCTCCCAAAACAAAGCTCAAGTTTCCTAAATTCAAGATGCCTAAATTTAGTCTTTCGGGCCCAAAGGGACCTGAGATAGATGGCAGTTTAGATGGACCAGACATTGATATAAATGCACCCAAACTCAATCTCAAAACTCCCAAAGCTGATCTTGAGATGCCAGACATGGACATATCTGGTCCATCTGGGAAATTCAAGAAGCCAAACCTGAACCTGCCTGGTTTAGGGCTCTCTGGTGCAAAGTTAGATGGTCCTAACTTAGACCTCAAATCACCTGACCTAAATCTCTCTGGTCCCAGCCTCAGTGGTGGACTAAAAGCACCAGATATAAACATGCCAAAGGTTGACCTCAAAGGCCCAAATGCTAACTTAGACATGCCATCAGGCAAACTGAAAATGCCAGATCTTCATGGTCCAGACTGGGATGTCAGTGCTCCTTCTGGCAAATTGAAAATGCCTAAAGTTAATCTTTCAGGTGCTTTACCAAAGGGACCAAATCTGGATCTAAATGCAGATCTGAAGTCACCAGATTTGAGTCTAAAAGCTCCAAAGATAAAAGGTGGAATTGATGCTCCAAACCTAAACTTGCCAAAAATGGATCTTAAAGCTCCAAAGTTAGATGTGAACACTCCAGATGTCAACATTGGCTCTCCCAAAACAAAGCTCAAGTTTCCTAAATTCAAGATGCCTAAATTTAGTCTTTCGGGCCCAAAGGGACCTGAGATAGATGGCAGTTTAGATGGACCAGACATTGATATAAATGCACCCAAACTCAATCTCAAAACTCCCAAAGCTGATCTTGAGATGCCAGACATAGACATATCTGGTCCATCTGGGAAATTCAAGAAGCCAAACCTGAACCTGCCTGGTTTAGGGCTCTCTGGTGCAAAGTTAGATGGTCCTAACTTAGACCTCAAATCACCTGACCTAAATCTCTCTGGTCCCAGTCTCGGTGGTGGACTAAAGACACCAGATTTAAACATGCCAAAGGTTGACCTTAAAAGCCCCAAAATGGACCTCAACAGCCCAAAACTCAACTTAGACATGCCATCAGGCAAACTGAAAATGCCTAAATTTAACCTTTCAGGTGCTTTGCCAAAGGGACCAAATCTGGACGTAAATGCAGATCTGAAGTCACCAGATTTGAGCCTGAAAGCTCCAAAGATAAAAGGTGGAATTGATGCTCCAGACCTGGACTTGCCAAACATGGACCTTAAAACTCCAAAGTTAGATGTGAATGCTCCAGATATCAACATTGGCTCACCTAAAGCAAAGATGAAAATGCCTAAATTCAAAATGCCTAAAGTTAGTCTACCAAACCTTAAAGGTCCAGAGATTGATGGCAGCTTAAATGTTCCAGACGTTGACATCAATGCACCAAAGGTCCATGTCAAAGGTTCGAAAAATGGTTTTGAAATGCCAGATGTTGATTTTGGCAGCCCATCAGGAAAATTGAAAACACCACATCTGAAATTAAATTCAGACCTAAAAACTCCAGATTTGAGTCTCAGTGCTCCAAAGATAAAAGGTGGATTTGAGGCCCCTAAACTGGCTTCTCCAAAGGTGGACATCAAAGCTCCCAGGTTAGATGTGAACCATCCAGATGCCAACATTTCTTTTCCTGATGCAGAGTTCAAAAAGCCGAAAATGCCAAAATGCCCCAATGTTTCCATAAGTCCAGATCTACAAGGGCCTGATCTGAGTATTCCAAATTTAGATATTAATAGTCCAAAGTTAAAAATGCCAAGTTTACACGCACAAGACCTTAGTCTCTCTGGACCCAAAGTAAAAACACCAGACATGAACCTCTCAGGACCTAAGCTAAAAGGTTTAAGCATGCCAGGTTTAAAATTCCCAGATGCCAATATCAAAGGTCCCAAGCTAGACCTCAGTGCCAAACATCCAGATCTGGAATTAAGTGGTGATATAGGAGAACCTAAAATGACTGACTTCACAGGCCCCCAAGTGAAGGACATAAGAGGTCCAGATGTTGACATGTATGTTTCCTCAGGAAGCTTCCATTCTCCTCAGGCTGACCTTGATTTGGCAGACAAAAAAACCAAACTGCCATCTTTTAAGCTGCCTCAGTTCGGAAACCCAGATCTTAGTGGGGTCGGGTCTGATATGGACTTTGGTGCATCTCTTAGGCCAAAGAATGTTGACATTTCTCCACCAAATGCTAAACTGAGCATGAAGCCAGCAGATTTAAAGGGAAATATCACAGGTCCAAGGGTTAGTGCTCCAAATGTAGACCTCAGCATGCCCAAGGCTGCTATACACAATCCGCAGCTGCATCTGAAATCTCAGGATCTTAACATAGATGATCCTTCGGGGAAGTTCAAGAAACCTTCATATAAGAGCCGCAAATCAGATATAACCGGTGTGAACATGAAAACACCTGATCTGGATATAGATGGTGATGTCAGACTTCGTCAAACTGAAAGAAGGTCACCTAGAACTAAAGCAAGGTCCAGCTACCCTGTGGTGGATGGTGATCTAGACCATCGTATCGACTTAAATCGATCAGATCTCAACATTGACGATTTCACAGGAAAAGATCATGTGCTTAGGGCCAGGGGTTCAACACTGGACCTCCAGACACCACGGATTCATGGACAGACACCCTCACTTTCAGGAGTCCTCTTTAATACAAGGGACCccagaaacagcagaaaaaaccCATCTGCAGACAACGAAAGGTCAAAAGCAAGAGAGGCACAAAATCAAAAGTTGCCAAACCGTAAATATAACACTCTCGGAAGGCACAACTTTCATCCAGGAAACTTCGACCTTGAAGTTCCAGGTGAAAATGACCTAAAAGGttcaaccttttttttctctaaccTTGTATAG